The Syntrophorhabdaceae bacterium genome contains a region encoding:
- the dctP gene encoding TRAP transporter substrate-binding protein DctP, translating into MKKIKALVVCGVFMALALMLTLPASGGAETITLKAITAWPKTAPDNKPFQIFSETVERLVAKKYPGELKINYVGGPEAVKTQDQVQALQRGMVDICYTTNAYYVSVLPEVDAMKLSEFAPAEERAKGAWAFWNDLHEKKLKIHYLGRLGHDMKFYLYLNKPIKAADLRGLNIRVSPMYLQVIKGLGGNPVVIPPTEVYAALERNVVDGYCWVSVGIRDWGWQRVTKYIVEPGFYRGPNPILFNLATWNKLPRKFQDLLNEAAIEAEKTVVAYFEDLAKKERPLLIKEGIQVIDLPAAEKEKFLRVAYEEGWKDVLQKNPQTGPELKKLLTKGK; encoded by the coding sequence ATGAAAAAGATCAAAGCCTTAGTTGTATGCGGGGTTTTTATGGCCCTTGCCCTGATGCTGACCCTGCCCGCTTCGGGAGGGGCCGAGACCATTACCTTAAAGGCGATCACCGCATGGCCCAAAACCGCACCCGATAATAAGCCGTTTCAGATCTTTTCGGAGACGGTGGAGCGGCTCGTGGCGAAGAAATATCCGGGCGAACTGAAGATCAATTACGTGGGTGGTCCTGAAGCGGTAAAGACCCAGGACCAGGTCCAGGCCCTGCAGCGGGGTATGGTAGATATCTGCTATACCACGAACGCCTACTATGTCTCGGTCCTGCCTGAGGTTGACGCCATGAAGCTCTCCGAATTCGCTCCGGCGGAAGAGAGGGCGAAAGGCGCCTGGGCGTTCTGGAACGACCTCCACGAAAAGAAGCTGAAGATCCATTATCTCGGCCGCCTGGGCCATGATATGAAGTTTTACCTTTACCTGAATAAGCCCATCAAAGCAGCTGATTTAAGGGGCCTCAATATCCGCGTCTCGCCCATGTACCTTCAGGTAATCAAAGGTCTCGGCGGAAACCCGGTGGTTATACCTCCCACGGAGGTATACGCTGCCCTGGAGAGAAACGTGGTCGACGGCTATTGCTGGGTCTCGGTGGGCATCCGCGACTGGGGTTGGCAGAGGGTGACGAAGTATATCGTGGAGCCGGGCTTCTACCGCGGCCCCAACCCCATACTCTTTAATCTCGCCACGTGGAATAAACTGCCCAGGAAGTTCCAGGACCTCCTGAACGAAGCGGCAATCGAGGCGGAGAAGACCGTGGTCGCCTATTTCGAGGACCTGGCGAAAAAGGAGAGACCGCTCCTCATAAAGGAAGGCATCCAGGTAATCGATCTGCCTGCCGCGGAAAAAGAGAAGTTTCTGAGGGTGGCCTACGAGGAGGGCTGGAAGGATGTGCTCCAGAAAAACCCCCAGACAGGCCCCGAACTGAAGAAGCTCCTCACGAAAGGAAAATAG
- a CDS encoding uroporphyrinogen decarboxylase family protein yields the protein MAEDRAELYRKREKLFEDVVALRKPEKVPIMVSFGFFPALHCGMTIEEAMYDPEKMWESQWKITLEFNQDMEQNPYALRFLGPLLDVLDFRQLKWPGRGLPPDVTYQFVEGEYMAAEEYDHFLADPSDFMMRRYLPRICGSLKGLESFPAFTGLVTYAMGLPFGFIPFTTPEVIATLEAMVKAGKESLRIASYTRRFSEEARELGIPIQTGAMTQAPFDTLGDYFRGTKGLMLDMYRRPAKVLAACEKLLPIMFDMAVRGSKASGNPRVFIPIHKGLDGFMSIEQFKKFFWPTLKDLMVALIDAGLTPCPFWEGNCTTRLEVIKDIPPGKACYKFEATDMVKAKEILRETVAIRGNLPLSILATGTPEQVRESVKRLIDTAGKDGGFIMDASTGLDDAHYDNIKAMFEATREYGIY from the coding sequence GTGGCGGAAGATAGAGCCGAGCTATACCGGAAACGGGAAAAACTCTTTGAAGACGTGGTGGCCCTTCGGAAGCCGGAGAAGGTTCCTATCATGGTCTCCTTCGGATTTTTCCCTGCCCTCCATTGCGGCATGACGATTGAAGAGGCCATGTACGACCCGGAGAAGATGTGGGAGTCCCAGTGGAAGATCACCCTCGAATTCAACCAGGACATGGAGCAGAACCCTTATGCCCTGAGGTTTCTGGGTCCCCTGCTCGACGTTCTTGATTTCAGGCAGCTTAAATGGCCGGGCCGTGGCCTGCCACCGGACGTGACGTACCAGTTCGTTGAGGGCGAGTATATGGCGGCGGAAGAATACGACCATTTTCTCGCAGATCCGTCGGATTTCATGATGAGGCGATACCTGCCCCGCATATGCGGCTCCTTGAAAGGGCTCGAGAGCTTCCCTGCCTTCACCGGCCTTGTCACCTATGCCATGGGCCTGCCCTTCGGCTTCATACCCTTCACCACGCCGGAAGTCATTGCAACACTTGAAGCGATGGTAAAGGCGGGAAAGGAGTCGCTTCGTATCGCATCCTATACCCGGCGCTTTTCCGAAGAGGCGCGGGAGCTGGGCATCCCCATCCAGACAGGCGCCATGACCCAGGCGCCCTTCGATACATTAGGGGACTATTTCAGGGGAACAAAAGGCCTCATGCTCGATATGTACAGGAGGCCCGCAAAAGTCCTTGCCGCATGCGAGAAGCTTCTCCCCATCATGTTCGATATGGCGGTACGGGGCTCGAAGGCCTCGGGAAACCCGCGGGTCTTCATCCCGATCCACAAGGGGCTCGACGGCTTCATGTCCATCGAGCAGTTCAAGAAGTTCTTCTGGCCCACTCTTAAGGACCTTATGGTTGCCCTCATCGACGCGGGGCTCACGCCCTGTCCCTTCTGGGAAGGCAACTGCACGACCCGCCTGGAAGTGATAAAGGATATCCCGCCGGGAAAGGCGTGCTACAAATTCGAGGCCACCGATATGGTAAAGGCCAAGGAGATATTGAGGGAGACGGTCGCGATCAGGGGCAACCTGCCCCTCTCCATACTCGCCACCGGTACACCGGAGCAGGTGAGGGAATCGGTAAAGAGGCTCATCGATACTGCGGGGAAAGACGGGGGGTTCATTATGGACGCATCCACGGGTCTCGATGATGCGCATTATGACAATATAAAAGCCATGTTCGAGGCAACGCGGGAATACGGAATCTATTAG